Proteins from one Mesotoga infera genomic window:
- a CDS encoding 6-phosphofructokinase — protein MRIGILTGGGDCPGLNAVIRGIVKSAPENVEIIGIMHGWKGLVQGEYMKLTGDDVEGIHILGGTILGTSRINPFRSEEMRTKLEENIKKLGLDVIIGIGGDDTLSVTAKLASMGYRTVGVPKTIDNDVSNTDYTFGYHTAVNVGADAIDRLHSTAKSHGRVIFVELMGREAGWITLEAGLAAGAHLILIPEYPMTIEEIIGYINRRMKDKGYMIIATAEGFKPTELENVVGDKNHIDAFGHIKLGGIAHYMAEVVGERTGYDTRSMALGYLLRGGTPTAFDRLLGTRYGVRAMELVLKGDFGRMVALRGNEIVSIPLEYGIATKKLVPYEYYKLAQIFFG, from the coding sequence ATGCGAATTGGAATTTTGACCGGTGGCGGGGACTGCCCTGGACTGAACGCGGTTATCAGAGGAATAGTGAAATCTGCACCCGAAAACGTAGAAATCATAGGAATCATGCATGGATGGAAGGGACTTGTTCAGGGAGAGTACATGAAACTGACCGGAGACGATGTGGAGGGCATACACATCCTCGGCGGAACTATTCTGGGCACATCGAGAATAAATCCCTTCAGGTCGGAGGAAATGAGAACCAAACTCGAAGAAAATATTAAGAAGCTGGGGCTGGACGTCATAATCGGCATCGGTGGCGACGATACGCTCAGTGTCACGGCAAAGCTGGCCTCCATGGGCTACAGGACGGTCGGCGTACCCAAAACGATAGACAACGACGTTTCCAACACCGACTACACCTTCGGCTACCATACGGCCGTCAACGTCGGGGCCGATGCGATCGACAGACTGCATTCAACCGCCAAATCCCACGGAAGGGTCATATTCGTCGAGCTTATGGGACGCGAAGCCGGCTGGATAACTCTCGAAGCGGGACTGGCCGCTGGAGCTCACCTGATCTTGATCCCCGAATATCCCATGACTATCGAAGAAATAATAGGATATATCAACAGGAGGATGAAGGATAAGGGTTACATGATAATCGCCACGGCCGAGGGTTTCAAACCCACAGAGCTGGAGAATGTCGTAGGCGACAAAAACCATATAGATGCCTTCGGCCACATAAAGCTCGGCGGAATAGCCCACTATATGGCCGAAGTGGTAGGAGAGAGGACTGGATACGATACACGATCGATGGCTTTGGGATACCTTCTCAGAGGCGGAACACCGACGGCCTTCGACAGGTTACTCGGTACCAGATACGGCGTTCGCGCCATGGAGCTGGTTCTCAAGGGCGATTTCGGTAGAATGGTAGCCCTGAGGGGAAACGAAATAGTGTCGATACCTCTGGAATATGGAATAGCCACCAAGAAACTAGTTCCTTACGAATATTACAAACTGGCGCAAATATTCTTTGGTTGA
- the rnr gene encoding ribonuclease R, translating into MKLTLKSLRTHFNSPEYTPVTLKSLALQLGANDKTSKNELKTLLEEMTGTGEIVRDSRGRYIVPGTNNLTGIIEFTRRGLGAFVIESGGEEIFIPPEETGFAIHGDTVMVEITGDYKDIHRGRVIKVLKRNKTRVVGTFKTRGIFAFVVPDDVKLKNDFYIPPEEFNGAKPDDKVLIKITRYPTPGRNPEGSVERVLGDSSAPEVDLMTVIYRHDLPEPDEFPQEVSAQAKKISPTISERDLKGRKDFRGEVVYTIDGEDAKDFDDAISLIRLENGNYLLGVHIADVSHYVFEGSAIDKEAFSRGTSVYLLDTVIPMLPFELSNNICSLKPDEDRLTLSLIMELDQRGKLLSSKVEQGVIRSTRRLTYTEVNEFLEGKASRDSLEKLEPVSKSLLLSHELASKLRDNRKKRGSVMDISSREVKIIFNDKGRVLDIVPQSRGISEWIIEEFMILANETVAELFNNRGLPFVYRIHEEPDAESMMQLKNYLEALGMNVKIPRNVQPKALQQILEKTKDHPLHTSIERVLVRGMKRAVYSENNIGHFGLASQAYTHFTSPIRRYPDLVVHRLLKAFSSRGNGELTDEQREYEEKLPSIASWASKRERVANEAEWDLLDMKKVEYISNHIGEVFQGVITGLAKFGIFVEITEKMISGLVHISTLDDYYDFIENQNILVGRKNKRIFRIGDDLKVQAVRADKTTMEIDFSIVEKEKKPVKKVSHEQKNRSKKPKKHHK; encoded by the coding sequence ATGAAGCTAACTTTGAAATCACTGCGAACACACTTCAACTCACCCGAATACACTCCCGTGACGCTGAAGAGCCTTGCTCTGCAGCTGGGAGCAAATGACAAAACTTCGAAAAACGAATTAAAAACCCTGCTCGAAGAGATGACTGGTACAGGTGAGATAGTGCGCGATTCCAGGGGCAGGTACATCGTTCCCGGAACCAACAACCTGACCGGTATCATCGAGTTCACAAGGCGCGGCCTTGGCGCCTTCGTGATCGAGTCTGGAGGGGAGGAGATCTTCATTCCACCTGAAGAGACTGGCTTCGCCATTCATGGAGATACAGTGATGGTGGAGATTACGGGCGATTACAAAGACATCCACAGGGGAAGGGTTATCAAGGTTCTCAAGCGAAACAAAACAAGAGTCGTGGGAACTTTCAAGACCAGGGGGATCTTCGCCTTCGTCGTACCGGACGATGTGAAGTTAAAGAATGACTTTTACATCCCTCCGGAGGAATTCAACGGCGCCAAACCCGATGACAAGGTACTGATAAAAATCACCAGATATCCCACGCCGGGCAGAAACCCCGAAGGGTCGGTCGAAAGGGTTCTCGGCGATTCTAGCGCTCCTGAGGTCGATCTCATGACGGTGATATACCGGCACGATCTTCCCGAACCCGATGAATTCCCTCAGGAAGTGAGCGCACAGGCGAAGAAGATCTCCCCGACGATCTCGGAAAGAGATCTGAAAGGTCGGAAGGATTTCAGAGGAGAGGTCGTGTACACGATCGACGGCGAAGACGCCAAGGACTTTGACGACGCTATCTCACTGATCCGTCTGGAAAACGGGAACTACCTGCTAGGAGTGCACATTGCCGACGTCTCGCATTATGTCTTTGAAGGTTCGGCGATAGACAAGGAGGCCTTCTCGCGGGGAACTTCAGTCTATCTACTCGACACAGTAATTCCGATGCTCCCCTTCGAACTCTCGAACAACATTTGCTCGCTCAAACCCGACGAAGACAGATTGACGCTTTCTCTGATTATGGAGCTCGATCAACGTGGAAAGCTACTTTCCTCGAAGGTTGAACAGGGTGTTATCCGTTCCACAAGACGGCTCACATATACTGAGGTGAACGAGTTTCTCGAGGGCAAAGCCTCTAGAGATTCTCTCGAAAAACTTGAACCGGTTAGCAAGAGCCTCCTTCTCTCGCACGAACTGGCCAGCAAGCTGCGTGACAACCGCAAGAAGCGCGGTTCGGTGATGGACATATCCTCGCGCGAGGTTAAGATTATCTTCAACGACAAAGGCCGGGTGCTCGATATCGTGCCCCAGTCGCGTGGGATTTCCGAATGGATCATAGAGGAGTTCATGATACTGGCCAACGAAACGGTGGCCGAACTCTTCAACAACCGGGGCCTGCCATTCGTATATAGAATCCACGAGGAACCGGACGCCGAGTCGATGATGCAGCTGAAGAACTACCTCGAAGCCCTGGGCATGAACGTGAAAATCCCGCGCAACGTACAGCCCAAAGCGTTGCAGCAGATACTGGAGAAGACGAAAGACCACCCGCTCCACACCTCGATAGAGAGAGTACTGGTAAGAGGCATGAAACGCGCCGTCTACTCCGAAAACAATATCGGACACTTCGGTCTGGCCTCACAGGCCTACACCCATTTCACCTCGCCTATAAGGAGGTATCCCGACCTGGTCGTCCACAGACTGCTGAAGGCTTTCTCCTCCCGTGGAAACGGCGAGCTCACCGACGAACAGAGAGAGTACGAGGAAAAGCTCCCCTCAATAGCCTCATGGGCTTCGAAAAGGGAGCGCGTCGCCAACGAGGCCGAATGGGATCTGCTAGACATGAAGAAAGTCGAATATATCTCCAACCACATAGGTGAAGTTTTCCAGGGTGTTATAACCGGTCTCGCAAAATTCGGAATCTTCGTGGAAATAACCGAAAAGATGATATCAGGCCTGGTGCACATATCCACTTTGGACGACTATTACGACTTCATAGAAAACCAGAACATACTGGTCGGCAGAAAGAACAAGAGGATCTTCAGGATTGGCGACGATCTTAAAGTTCAGGCGGTCAGGGCTGATAAAACGACTATGGAGATAGACTTCAGCATAGTGGAAAAAGAGAAAAAGCCTGTCAAAAAAGTCAGTCACGAACAGAAAAACCGTTCAAAAAAGCCGAAGAAACACCACAAATGA
- a CDS encoding InlB B-repeat-containing protein codes for MNEEGYSVVDSIGVDRCFGAYEYLSKPASYVLTVLHEGNGSVVVTPEKDKYKFNETVSLEAVPDEGWKFTQWTGDHSGTNEHATIKMNQSKEIVAHFEKQKVVIAVNIVPPEGGTVMGEGIYDYDEPVTLTAMPNLPFNLEGWYRNDALVASTPVFSFNTKDYFETQEAFDLDFKVEFDPKTLEVTVVATPTGSGEVTGGGKYYWDDPVELGAVPYTGYGNGGWYNQGELISPNPVYNFNATDFLTLGVTDTTWMHKFSPLPFDVTLTVTPTDAGITTGGGTYLYGDEVTIGVTPTDGLSYEDWFVGEQLLTGEHWYTFSNEEIAQYAFSGPQAGFTALARFGLSTYQVTLSASPTEGGMVSGCGQYKKGDIVTIVAIANEPYTFTGWYTVEEYGVYLFSPEWKYSFPAMSIALVAFFVK; via the coding sequence TTGAATGAAGAAGGTTATTCCGTTGTTGATAGCATTGGCGTTGATCGTTGTTTTGGAGCATATGAGTATTTGAGCAAACCTGCAAGTTATGTACTCACTGTGTTGCACGAGGGCAACGGCTCGGTCGTCGTTACTCCCGAAAAGGACAAGTACAAATTCAACGAGACGGTTTCGCTGGAAGCAGTTCCCGACGAGGGGTGGAAATTCACTCAATGGACGGGAGACCATTCTGGAACCAATGAGCACGCCACCATAAAAATGAATCAGTCCAAGGAAATCGTGGCTCACTTTGAAAAGCAAAAGGTCGTCATCGCGGTTAACATTGTCCCACCCGAAGGCGGAACCGTAATGGGAGAGGGGATCTACGATTACGACGAGCCCGTTACATTGACCGCCATGCCCAATCTCCCGTTCAATCTCGAAGGCTGGTACAGAAACGATGCACTGGTGGCGTCCACTCCGGTCTTTTCCTTCAACACGAAAGATTACTTCGAGACTCAGGAAGCTTTCGATCTGGATTTCAAGGTGGAATTCGATCCCAAGACTCTCGAAGTCACTGTCGTCGCCACACCTACCGGCAGCGGAGAGGTTACGGGCGGTGGTAAGTACTACTGGGACGATCCGGTGGAGCTGGGGGCAGTTCCATACACGGGTTACGGTAACGGCGGCTGGTACAACCAGGGAGAGCTGATCAGTCCGAATCCGGTGTACAATTTCAACGCCACCGATTTCCTGACACTGGGTGTCACGGACACCACATGGATGCACAAATTCTCGCCTCTCCCCTTCGATGTCACGCTCACGGTAACGCCGACTGACGCCGGAATCACGACCGGTGGAGGCACCTATCTCTACGGAGACGAAGTGACGATAGGCGTGACCCCCACCGACGGCCTGAGCTACGAAGACTGGTTTGTGGGCGAGCAGCTTCTGACGGGCGAACACTGGTACACTTTCAGCAACGAGGAGATCGCCCAGTACGCTTTCTCCGGTCCTCAGGCGGGGTTCACGGCTCTGGCCCGGTTCGGTCTGTCGACCTACCAGGTTACTCTTTCGGCCTCTCCGACGGAAGGAGGAATGGTTTCGGGCTGTGGACAGTACAAGAAGGGTGACATAGTGACGATCGTCGCCATAGCGAACGAGCCTTACACTTTTACCGGCTGGTACACGGTTGAAGAATACGGCGTTTATCTCTTCAGTCCGGAATGGAAATACTCATTTCCGGCCATGAGTATCGCGCTGGTGGCTTTTTTCGTTAAGTAA
- a CDS encoding gamma-glutamyltransferase encodes MKRIILAFFYLLLLVGISFSVITASVGKLQASNTGMVAAGNPYAAAAGAEILEKGGNAIDAAIAVSLALGVVGPYASGIGGEGYAVVSFKGEKIAVDFRSSAPGLASIARAAELGLKASDFRTGPLSICTPGVLAGIIELWLYGGSLPFAELIAPAIRLASEGFEVNYTFASTCGGSYDVLLENAPGFLKDGLFAWEAGDIATNPELAETYKYLAENGPQAFYNGALANKIDALMQSKGGLLRKSDLVNYRALVKTPLHGTYRGYDLFVPSIPVVGGPYLLETLNILEHFNLSAFTWDDPLVINIINQALTFAMIDLLSYSAIRLMFMYP; translated from the coding sequence ATGAAAAGAATCATTCTTGCTTTCTTCTATCTGTTATTGCTTGTAGGAATCAGCTTTTCGGTAATTACCGCGAGTGTAGGAAAGCTGCAGGCTTCAAATACCGGCATGGTCGCTGCCGGAAACCCGTACGCCGCAGCGGCTGGCGCGGAGATTCTCGAGAAAGGTGGAAATGCCATCGATGCAGCGATCGCCGTCAGTCTTGCGCTAGGGGTAGTTGGGCCTTACGCTTCGGGAATCGGTGGAGAGGGTTACGCGGTGGTTTCCTTCAAAGGAGAAAAGATTGCCGTTGACTTCAGAAGTTCGGCACCGGGACTTGCCTCTATCGCTAGAGCGGCTGAACTGGGTTTGAAGGCTTCTGATTTCAGGACCGGGCCATTGAGCATCTGTACGCCGGGTGTTCTTGCCGGCATCATTGAACTATGGCTTTATGGAGGTTCTCTCCCATTTGCAGAATTGATAGCGCCTGCGATAAGACTCGCGAGCGAAGGCTTCGAAGTCAACTACACTTTCGCCTCAACGTGTGGCGGCAGCTACGATGTTCTGCTCGAAAACGCCCCCGGTTTCCTGAAAGATGGTCTTTTCGCCTGGGAAGCCGGTGATATAGCCACCAATCCTGAACTGGCGGAAACCTACAAGTATCTTGCCGAGAATGGTCCGCAGGCCTTTTATAACGGAGCGCTCGCCAACAAAATCGATGCTCTGATGCAGTCCAAGGGCGGCCTGCTGAGGAAGAGTGATCTCGTCAATTACAGGGCGCTCGTAAAAACTCCGCTTCACGGAACTTACAGAGGATACGACCTCTTCGTGCCGAGCATACCGGTAGTAGGTGGACCATATTTGCTGGAGACTCTGAACATACTCGAGCATTTCAACCTCTCGGCGTTTACCTGGGACGATCCGCTGGTGATAAATATTATAAATCAGGCGCTCACGTTCGCAATGATCGACCTACTATCTTACAGCGCGATCCGGCTTATGTTTATGTACCCGTAG